The nucleotide sequence AATGGCAAGCCTTTCATGGGTTCCGGCTGACGGCGGCGGAGGTGTTGTCGGCCGTCCCGGCACTCGGCCCGTTAAGCTGATGCTGTGCACCAGCTGCTCCTTGCCTACGGCGGCACCAGTCGCGGACGGAGAGGTACAGGTGCTTGCCTGCCGCCAGCATCTCCACCGTTTGCCGCGGCGTTAGGATCTCCGTCGTCAACGCCCACGTCGTCGCCATCCTCAGCTCTTCGGCCTCCACCAGCAGCCGCGACAGCGCGGCCTTGTAGCTGTCCAGCGCCGCGTCCACCTCGGCGTCCGCGCCGGCGCAGGTTCCGCGAGCAGCGTCGAGCggtgccgccgcagccgccgccgccgtggcaaGCTCGCCGCGCTGCCTCACGATGGGCAGGAGCGGGCGGTTGGCGATATCCTCCTGCAGGGTGGCGAGCTGATCCGACAGAGCGTTCTCCGGTGTCCTGTCCTCCCGCAACAGCGCGCGCCTGCGGGTGGCATAGTCCTGTTACGCGAGCATGCACCGCTCCACCACGGTCCGCAGCTCGGCCTTTGCTCGCTCGCAGTCACAGCGACGACGGCGGACGACGCTCTACGCTTCCTCTGGTATGCCGTCTAACGCAGGCAGCCAGTCGTGGGCAGCTAATGGACGACCTGGGGCTTGGGGCCGTGTACGTGCACGTTGACAACTCGACGTAGAGCTAGCGCTGGACCACAGGGCGTTGGCCATGAGAGGTGGGAGAGGAGAAGGTAGTGTCTCTTTATTtaggaaaaaaataaaactaaggggttaaataaaaaaatacatgccacatcagcaaaaaaaATATCCACATGACTGGTATTCGCCTACAGTATATCACTTAACAAGTTTAAGGAcctagaaatgcattttcaaagttcatggacctatgtGACATACATTTACAAGTTCGAGGACCTCTAGTACATTTAACTCTTTTTTCCGATGAAGTGAGGTAATCCAAAAGGGCAAACTGAAACCACAACATAAAATAGCATTATCTCGAAATGAAAATAAGGGTCTCTTTGGTAGACCTTTAGCTTCTCAAAAAATGGTGAAGGCACGTTTTAGTGGCTTTGGTTTCTTGCAAAAAATAAATTGGCTTCAGCTTCATCATTTTTACCTTGGTTTCAGCTTTAGAAGCCAATCTCGTATCGTATGTCCTCATTTGATAGGGCTGTTTGATTAGGCCGGTGAAGAAGATACACAACATAAGTTCTGCAAAAGAGGGCCTAAGAAAACTATTACCGTCTTACCGACATCGGATGTGATTTAGTCCAATCTCCGTGCTGCCAAGACGTTCAACAGAGAATTCAATAGAATCACATGTGTACCTGTCTTTATTTAAACCCCCCACCAccacaaaaaacaaaaacaaaaaagatctTTCGGTGTTTGTATGACTGATGTGTATCTATCAAAATCCCGTCTCTTTCATTTCCCTGTAATAATAGTGTATGGCGCCGTATTATTTCCCTGTAGCCGGATAGGCATATAGCACAACTTGAAGAAGACATCAAACCAAAGCAGATAGAAAGGTGAGAGAGCCGGCCCTGCAGTTCCCGCCACCAACAGATCCAGCGTACTCGCCAATTGGATCGTCGCATCCGCGAGACCGCGACGCAGCCGCCGCCGGGTACGTCGTCGGGGCTCTTTGTCCGGGCCTGGTGCACTCGCGGCAGTATTTTCTCCACCGGTCCTTCGCGCCCGGCAAGGGACGGAcgcccagttttttttttttttttggaggggGGGGCAAGGGACGGAcgcccagtttttttttttttttttggggggggggggggggggggggggggggggggcgctgacGCGCGGTGTGCAAATGTGCAATGCAAGCATCGCACGCGCCCTGGAGCGCGGCGCGTTGGCGCGGCCGAAAGCGGCGGCGGCACACGTGCCACCTGCCGCTACCGGTTGACTTCGCCGCCAACCTTCCGTGGCCATCCCCCACCCAAGACCCAACCCCGAGCGGAACGTGCAGTCCTGCACATTAAGGGcacgtttagatccaaaaaatttttgTGTTCTGTagtacttttgtttgtatttgataattagtgtctaattatggactaattaggtttgaaagtttcgtctcgtgatttctcacccaactgtgtaattagtttttttttttgtctatatttagtactccatgcatgtgccgcaaaattTGATGTAACGGGTACtacgcaaaattttttggaatctaaacatgcCCTAGAAACCCTGCGGGTAAGTCAGCATGGCCAGGACAAGTAGTAATAGCGTAGCAACGGCAAGCAACAAGCTAAAGACTTTGCAGTAGTCTTCGTAGTAATTTTTCCTAGTAAATCTTAAATTTCTTAGTTCATAGCAAATCTTTTGGTATTTCCGCCACTAAGCATGCTTCGTATAATGGCATAGCTCTTCATGTCTTTCACGTACTGTTCTGCAACGTTTAGCGAATATTATCTTCCATAATCACGGTTATATTTTATTTCTGATAATATGGGCACAAAGGTAGCACTAATCCGGCTGGGGCAATATTCATTAATATCTATTTGGTATGCAGGTTCTATCCTTAGAATGGTCTGCTTTCGTGATAGTTACAATACTCATGTTCATCAGGGAAGTCAAATGGAGAGAGCGAGACTGAGAACGACGGTTAGGCCAATTTTGAACAGAGGTCAAAAGATGTCCGGCCATGGATTCTTTCAGCAAGTGGAAAAAGACAATCAATTCGCCGAAGAAAACTCGGGCCACCCAGGGCTGAGTGCCTGCACAATCACAAGTCAAAACCCACGCACGCCATGCCGTCCCAGGCAACACTACTGTCCCATCGTCTCCTTCCCACCTCACTTCCCTTCTTCCCTCCACCATTGTAGCTACGGGTGCAAGCTCCCAGGCGAGTCCAGCTTTCCGCGCCATATGGCCTAGATGATGTGAAGGTCCTGAAAAGACCGAGCAAGAAGCCTTCTTCCCCGCCCAGCGTCATCACTGTGCTGCATCCTTGCTTCTATGGAGCATTTCTTGATGCAACGCACCGCCACATGGCCAGGCCGTTTCTTCCTGTGCTTGTCTGTCTTGGTCCTGCTGCTCTTCCTGTCTCCAGTCGACTCCCTGAACCAGAGCTCCAGCTCCTGCGACCCGGGTGATCTTAAAGCCCTGGAGGGCTTCTCCAAAGGTCTTGAAGGGGGTGGCGTCGCTAGCTGGACGTTCCCAAACGCGACCTCCGACGCGGCCAGCTGCTGTGCATGGCCAGGTGTCACGTGCGATGGCAGCAGGAGGGTCATCGGGTTGGACCTCCATGGCCGGAGGCTGGGGGGCGAGCTGCCGCTCTCGCTAGCACAGCTGGACCAGCTCCAGTGGCTCAACCTCTCCGACAACTACTTCCATGGTGCCGTCCTCGCGCCTGTGTTCCAGCTCCAGAGGCTGCAGCAGCTCGACCTCAGCTACAACGAGCTCGCCGGCACACTCCCAGACAACATGTCTCTCCCATTGATCGAGCTCTtcaatatatcctacaacaaCTTCAGTGGCTCCCACCCCACGCTCCCTGGTTCAGAGCATCTCACCGTGTTCGATGCAGGGTACAACTCCTTTGCCGGGCAGATTGATACAAGCATCTGTGAGTCGTCTGGTGAAATCAGTGTGCTGCGATTCACATCCAATCTCTTTACTGGGGACTTCCCAGCAGGCTTCGGGAACTGCACAAAGCTCGAGGAGCTGTATGTCGAACTCAACAGCATCTCCGGGAGATTGCCAGATGACCTATTCAGGCTGCCATCTCTGAACATCCTGTCTCTGCAAGAGAATCAACTCTCTGGGGGGATGAGCCCAAGGTTCGGTAACCTGTCCAGCCTTGATAGGCTGGACATATCTTTCAATTCATTCTCTGGGCACCTTTCCAATGTTTTTGGTAGCCTCCGCAAGTTGGAGTTCTTCTCTGCACAGTCCAACCTCTTCAGGGGCCCATTGCCTCCCTCGCTGTGCCATTCGCCGTCACTGAAGATGCTGTACCTGAGGAACAATTCATTGAATGGAGAGATCAACCTCAATTGCTCAGCAATGACACAACTTAGCTCGCTCGACCTTGGCACAAATAAGTTCATTGGCACAATTGATAGTTTGTCGGATTGCCGTAATCTGAGGAGCCTGAACCTTGCCACAAACAACCTCAGTGGTGAAATCCCTGCTGGTTTCAGGAAGCTTCAGTCGCTAACCTACCTCTCACTTTCAAACAATAGCTTCACAGATGTGCCTTCAGCATTATCTGTCCTTCAGGACTGTCCAAGCCTAACAAGCCTCGTGCTCACAAAGAACTTCCGTGATGAGAAGGCCTTGCCGATCAAATAGCCATCTTTCAGGATCGGTACCACCATGGCTAGCTAATTTCACACAACTGAAGGTGCTAGATCTGTCATGGAATCAATTGATCGAGAATATTCCTGCATGGATTGGTGATCTTGAGTTTCTGTTCTATCTGGATCTATCCAATAATTCACTTAGTGGAGGAATTCCGGAAAACTTGTCCAACATGAAGGCCCTTGTAACAAGAAAGATCTCACAGGAATCTACAGAGACTGATTATTTTCCTTTCTTCATCAAAAGGAACAAGACAGGCAAAGGGTTGCAGTACAATCAGGTTAGCAGCTTCCCACCCTCCCTAGTTCTCAGCCATAACAAGCTCACAGGCCCCATATTATCGGGATTTGGGATCCTCAAGCACCTACATGTATTGGACCTCAGCAACAACAATATTTCTGGTACCATTCCTGATGATCTATCAGGGATGTCAAGCTTGGAATCCTTGGATTTGTCACATAATAAACTTACTGGAGGCATCCCATCTTCATTAACGAAGCTGAATTTTCTATCAAGCTTCAGTGTGGCATACAACAATCTGAATGGTACCATTCCATCAGGAGGTCAATTCTCGACATTCAGTAGTTCTGCTTATGAGGGTAACCCTAAACTCTGTGGCATTCGCCTAGGCCTACCCCGGTGTCATTCAACTCCTGCTCCTACAATTGCTGCAACAAATAAGAGAAAGAACAAGGGCATCATATTTGGAATAGCTATGGGTATTGCATGGGTCAG is from Miscanthus floridulus cultivar M001 chromosome 7, ASM1932011v1, whole genome shotgun sequence and encodes:
- the LOC136465870 gene encoding protein DOG1-like 3 is translated as MSDYATRRRALLREDRTPENALSDQLATLQEDIANRPLLPIVRQRGELATAAAAAAAPLDAARGTCAGADAEVDAALDSYKAALSRLLVEAEELRMATTWALTTEILTPRQTVEMLAAGKHLYLSVRDWCRRRQGAAGAQHQLNGPSAGTADNTSAAVSRNP